CACCAGTTTCCCGGCGAACAATTTTAATATCATGCTCATCCATATAAGGCTGATTGACTTCCTCGTATGCATTCTGGAATTTTCCAATCTGAACAGCCGGCTGCATCATGTATGGAAACAATACATCATCATCTAAGAAAATATGGTCTTTCACATATTCTTGTAAAGCCATTGCCATTCCTGGATCATATATCCATTCTCCATGGCGCTTCGATTCAATTAAATACATTTGCTCGCCTCCTTTGTTCACTTGCTAATTGTATGTAATACTTCAGCAATATCCTCATCAATTCGTACTGTTTGTGGACGAATTGCATGTGGTATGAAATAATCTTTTTGATTCATCGTCACAAACAACGCCTTCTCATTCCCTTCCGTCATTTGTTGGAAAGGATGTTTAATAAATTGTGGGGTTGTATGTCCCACACCAATTTCCAAAAATAAAATTTTCTTATCTTGATTTTCTTTCAGAAATTGTTCATAACGTTCTTTCTGTTCATGAAAATGACCATCTTCAACCATTCCCTTTTCTTCATTACGTTTATTAACCTCCAAACCGGCTCCACATTTCGGACAAAGCGGAACTAAATTTGCAGGTATCTTCATATCCGATTGTTCCCGGACCATTTTGCGAATTAGCGCTTCATCATGATACGTCTGTTGATGACAGTGCTCCGAACATTGCCACAATCCGTATTCCCCTTGAATGCGAAACACTTTATCCATATCGAACTCAGCCGCATAAAACGCATTATCGGCATTCGTCGTAATAACATGATAATTTTTCCCTGCCATTTTAAGTCGCAAGTCGACATATGCTTGTCCTACTGGTTGATCAAAGAAATTCAACAAGCTGAAACGGCTTTGAAAAGCCCAGTATTCTTGTTCATCTTCGAAATCAAATAAACTTGCTTGTAACATGTCCAAAAAACGATACTTCGCAATAAAATCGGGAAAAGCGTCCGTAAACCGTTTACCTACATATGTAAAGCCAGCCGCTGCAGACATTCCTGCACCAATTCCAATGACAATTGCCTCAGCCTCATCTATTAGTTGGTTTAATAAATCAGCTTGTGACAATGATGCCCCCTCTGTTAATGTTTGCCAATATGAAAGTTGTTGCATAGCCATCCCCTATTCTTTCCTCACTAATAATGACTGATAGATTTGTAAGTCCTCATCTTTAAATACATTAAAGATGATATGAAGCTTTGATCCGGTATTTCTTATATATTCTTTCACTGTTTGAATCGCAATTTCAGCTGCATGTTGATTAGGAAAATTAAATTCACCTGTAGAGATACAGCAGAAAGCAAGGCTGTCTAATTGATGCTCATCCGCTAATGCTAAACAAGAATTATAAGACATGGCCAGTAATTGCTCTCTTAACGGCGAGACTCCACGCTGGTCGATAAATGGTCCAACAGTATGAATAATATAATCTGATGGTAAATTGTAAGCCTTCGTAATTTTCGCCTTCCCGATTGGCTCTTTGCGACCTTGTGCTTTTATGAGTTCATCACAATCCAAGCGCAATTGCACCCCTGCACGGGTATGAATAATATTGTCAATACAACCATGGTTTGCTTGCATGCAGCCCAAAAACTCACTATTAGCCGCATTAACGATTGCGTCAACTTTTAGACTCGCAATATCACCTTGCCATAAATAAAGCTGCTGCTGAACAGCATCTAAATCGTGCAATGAGGTTATGTGTCGTTCGTTATTCCATTGTGTTAAGAAAGCATCTTGAACTTTAACGAATTGTTCCGAGATTGGTTCAGGCTGTCGAATATTACAGAGCCCTCGAAACAACGCTATTTTTTCTTCTACAGTATCCCTTTTATATTGCACCATTTGTTCATTAGCTTGCGGGTTCTCACTCCATAAATAATCAATTAAATAATCCAATCTAGCTTCTTGATCCATAACCTACTCCTTGCGAAATATACTTACAACTAATAGACCTATTATTCTGAACAAAATATATGAATAACTCCCAAACTATTATTCATTAAGCTTCTTCTAGTTGGTTAAATGCTTCTTCATCCACATCTGTTAATTTTACTACCCAATTTTCTTCCGTTTTGGCTGAGTTCAGAAGGGTTGGTTCACTTATTGCAGCTTCATTGCGCACGACGATTTTGCCTGCTAATGGAGAAGCCACATCAATAACAGTTTTTGAAGCTTCTATGTTTAAAATGGTATCATCCACATTAAGTGTATCTCCATTCATATATTCTACAAATCCAACTGTACCAATATCATCTTGCAATTCTGGTGTCATACTTAACGTGTACACGTCATCATTTCTTTCTATAAATAAAAAATTCCCTCGTTTTTTCATTCGTATTCCTTCTTTCTTATATATTTTTTTTCATAATATACTTAAGTATATCATGTATTAACGAGACCTCAAACAGAGTGGCTTTATGCTGTAAAAAATGAGTGGACGGCAAATTATTTTATGAACAAAACTATTGATACAGATAGAAAAACTGTATTAATTTGACACTACCTGGCGTTGGTGATAGCTTTAAATTATTAGCAAACATAGCCAAATGAAGGGAATTGGATAGTATACAAATGAAGACAACAAAACAATACAGTCCTTTATTTAAGACAATCATTCTACCAAATGGTATGGAATTAGATAATCGCTTTGTCCTATCCCCGATGATCACGAATTCTTCAACTATTGAGGGTTATGTTACCAAGGAAGATTTGGCATATGCAGAACGACGTGCTTGTTCCGCCCCCCTACAAATTACAGGTGCTGCTTATATTGAAGAATATGGACAATTGTTTGAATATGGCTTCAGTATCGATGATGATCGTAGCATCGAAGGACTCAAACAACTTGCTCAAACGATGAAAAAGGACGGCTCTAAAGCAATTATTCAATTAACGCATGCCGGTCGTTTTTCCAAAATATCACTTAAAGATTTCGGTGTTGTTTATGGTCCAAGTAAAATGAAGTTGAAGAGTCCCGTTGAACATACCGTCTTACCAATGTCCAAACGCAAAATCGAGCATGTTATTACCCAATATGCTGATGCAACACGTCGTGCGATTAAAGCCGGTTTTGATGGAGTTGAAATTTCAAGTGCTCAGCGTTTACTAATTCAAACGTTCTTTTCCACTTATTCTAACCAGCGTGATGATGAATACGGTGTCCAAAACATTGAAAATCGTTCACGTTTTGGTATCGAAGTGATGAAGGCTGTTCAGAAAGTGATTGCTGAAGAAGCACCAGCTGACTTTATTCTCGGGTTTAGGGGCACACCAGAAGAAACGCGCGGTAATGAAATTGGCTACAGTGTAGAAGACTTTCTTTATTTCATGGATCGAATCATGGAAGTAGCAAACATCCAATATTTAGCTACTGCAAGCTGGGGCAGGAACATTTATAAACAAACGATTCGCCAAGGTAAATTTAAAGATGAATTTATGAATCAAGTTGTGTACGAACATATCAATGGTCGTGTTCCAGTTATGGCCACTGGTGGCATCAACTCACCAGAAAAGGCACTAGAAGCCTTCCAATTTTCTGATATGGTTGGTATGTCTACACCTTTTGTTACCGAACCTGATTTTGTTATGAAGTTAAAAGATGGCCGGGAGGATGAGATTAACTTAGGTTTTTCTAAAGAAGAGCTGGCCGATTTAGCGATTCCCGAAAGAGCCTTTAAAGACATTGTTGAATTAATGGATATCGGCGGATCCCTTTCGGAAGAAGCCCGTCATGAACTACGTAAATTATACAAATAGTGCTAGATGTTTATACGTGCAGCTAAGGTTTACCAAGCCTTTTGGTGACAACCTTAGTTGCACGTATATAAATTATAAAAGAGCTGTTTCTTTTTCTAACTCACGGTATAACACTTCACCAATACGCTTCATACCTTCCATAATCTTCTCTATCGACATATTGGAGAAATTCAAACGAAATGTATTTGTTTGTGTACCATTCGGGAAAAATGGCGTTCCAGGAACACAGGCAACATTGTTTTTCAAGCACTCTGCAAATATATGCGTAGAATCAACGCCCTCTGGAAGTTCAACCCAAATGAATAATCCACCTTCTGGCTTACTGTAAGACAAATTCTTCGGAAAAAATTCCTCAATGCAAGCTAACATTGCTGCGCATCTTTCTTTATAAACAGCTTTAATTCTATTAATGTGCTCTTCCATATCATAAAGTTCCATATATTTGGCTGTAATTCTTTGTGCAAAGCTGTCCGTATGTAAGTCAGCTGTTTGCTTAAAAGCAACATACTTCTCAATAAAAGCTTGGTCAGCACAAATCCATCCAAGTCGAAGGCCGGGAGTAAAAATTTTGGAGAAAGTACTCAAATAAATTACTCTGCCCTCCGTATCAAAATGTTTCACTGGGGGAAGTTCCTCTCCAGCAAATCTTATAGCTCCATAAGGATTATCTTCTACAATCAGTACATCATATTGATTAGCAAGCTCAATCATTTTTTTTCGTCTTTCGAGTGTTAATGTGCGCCCTGTAGGGTTTTGAAAGTCTGGAATTGTATAGATGAATTTTGTGTCAGGATGCTCTTGCAGCTGCTTCTCTAGCTCTTCCATAATCATTCCATTCTCATCCATCGCT
This region of Oceanobacillus sp. FSL K6-2867 genomic DNA includes:
- a CDS encoding NAD-dependent deacetylase gives rise to the protein MQQLSYWQTLTEGASLSQADLLNQLIDEAEAIVIGIGAGMSAAAGFTYVGKRFTDAFPDFIAKYRFLDMLQASLFDFEDEQEYWAFQSRFSLLNFFDQPVGQAYVDLRLKMAGKNYHVITTNADNAFYAAEFDMDKVFRIQGEYGLWQCSEHCHQQTYHDEALIRKMVREQSDMKIPANLVPLCPKCGAGLEVNKRNEEKGMVEDGHFHEQKERYEQFLKENQDKKILFLEIGVGHTTPQFIKHPFQQMTEGNEKALFVTMNQKDYFIPHAIRPQTVRIDEDIAEVLHTISK
- a CDS encoding glycine cleavage system protein H is translated as MKKRGNFLFIERNDDVYTLSMTPELQDDIGTVGFVEYMNGDTLNVDDTILNIEASKTVIDVASPLAGKIVVRNEAAISEPTLLNSAKTEENWVVKLTDVDEEAFNQLEEA
- a CDS encoding protein-ADP-ribose hydrolase; translated protein: MDQEARLDYLIDYLWSENPQANEQMVQYKRDTVEEKIALFRGLCNIRQPEPISEQFVKVQDAFLTQWNNERHITSLHDLDAVQQQLYLWQGDIASLKVDAIVNAANSEFLGCMQANHGCIDNIIHTRAGVQLRLDCDELIKAQGRKEPIGKAKITKAYNLPSDYIIHTVGPFIDQRGVSPLREQLLAMSYNSCLALADEHQLDSLAFCCISTGEFNFPNQHAAEIAIQTVKEYIRNTGSKLHIIFNVFKDEDLQIYQSLLVRKE
- a CDS encoding PLP-dependent aminotransferase family protein — protein: MGNKFAKRAHFVKSSETREILKITERPEVISFAGGLPAPELFPLDALKDACNAVLNEEGAASLQYSTTEGYVPLREAINRRMKAVGINAPVDNILITSGSQQAIDLTGRLFIDEGDTIICESPTYLAAINTFKSYNASFVEVAMDENGMIMEELEKQLQEHPDTKFIYTIPDFQNPTGRTLTLERRKKMIELANQYDVLIVEDNPYGAIRFAGEELPPVKHFDTEGRVIYLSTFSKIFTPGLRLGWICADQAFIEKYVAFKQTADLHTDSFAQRITAKYMELYDMEEHINRIKAVYKERCAAMLACIEEFFPKNLSYSKPEGGLFIWVELPEGVDSTHIFAECLKNNVACVPGTPFFPNGTQTNTFRLNFSNMSIEKIMEGMKRIGEVLYRELEKETALL
- a CDS encoding NADH-dependent flavin oxidoreductase, with the translated sequence MKTTKQYSPLFKTIILPNGMELDNRFVLSPMITNSSTIEGYVTKEDLAYAERRACSAPLQITGAAYIEEYGQLFEYGFSIDDDRSIEGLKQLAQTMKKDGSKAIIQLTHAGRFSKISLKDFGVVYGPSKMKLKSPVEHTVLPMSKRKIEHVITQYADATRRAIKAGFDGVEISSAQRLLIQTFFSTYSNQRDDEYGVQNIENRSRFGIEVMKAVQKVIAEEAPADFILGFRGTPEETRGNEIGYSVEDFLYFMDRIMEVANIQYLATASWGRNIYKQTIRQGKFKDEFMNQVVYEHINGRVPVMATGGINSPEKALEAFQFSDMVGMSTPFVTEPDFVMKLKDGREDEINLGFSKEELADLAIPERAFKDIVELMDIGGSLSEEARHELRKLYK